In one Deinococcus sp. QL22 genomic region, the following are encoded:
- a CDS encoding response regulator — protein sequence MGGLPAPVGCAISRKEPDLDLPHGFGMPLVHRVLTLVEPTPVVILSGQDNEASEAQAAALGVHAYLVKSQEAVRTLVAALRLPQS from the coding sequence ATGGGAGGATTGCCTGCCCCAGTAGGCTGCGCGATCAGCCGCAAAGAGCCGGATCTGGATCTTCCGCATGGATTTGGAATGCCGCTGGTACACCGGGTACTGACCCTGGTCGAGCCCACGCCGGTGGTGATTCTGAGCGGTCAGGACAACGAAGCCAGTGAGGCGCAAGCCGCCGCATTGGGGGTGCATGCCTACCTGGTGAAGAGTCAGGAGGCGGTGAGAACCTTGGTGGCGGCCCTGCGCCTCCCCCAATCTTAA
- a CDS encoding extracellular solute-binding protein — protein MDALIAAFQKTYPNIKMTAEYFPIGTAYPQVLRTQLQSGNGADLFYVMASAGSQVSVLPLYDAGFVAPLTGRPWEFWQVHQGRAEGGRWPSEVQTATSTAARHAQ, from the coding sequence ATGGACGCCCTGATCGCCGCCTTCCAGAAAACGTATCCGAACATCAAAATGACAGCCGAATACTTTCCCATCGGCACCGCTTACCCTCAGGTTCTCCGCACCCAGCTGCAAAGTGGCAACGGCGCCGACCTCTTCTACGTCATGGCCAGTGCAGGTAGCCAAGTTTCCGTGCTGCCACTCTATGACGCCGGATTCGTCGCCCCTCTCACGGGTCGCCCTTGGGAGTTCTGGCAAGTTCATCAGGGAAGGGCCGAGGGAGGTCGGTGGCCATCTGAAGTTCAGACGGCCACTTCAACTGCAGCTCGCCACGCCCAATGA
- a CDS encoding YqhA family protein: MSTPPPHEQSKREWFSDLIGRSRFVVLIAVIAVLLVSFSLFLQGTILALYTIYDTWHEMFTKGIASQSGTLAVEFLEVVGTMLKAVVFYLIGVGLYSLFIKPLNLTSALGVESLSDLEQKVVSVIIVILGVTFLEHFIRWEKPLETLYFAGALALAGGALVFFQRVHQGGGSDLQQPEAKLRARRELFEHDTEQREIKERDVQRAEAATQAKVEGKVDADQGSE, from the coding sequence ATGTCCACTCCCCCACCTCACGAGCAGTCCAAACGTGAATGGTTTAGCGATCTGATCGGTCGCAGCCGCTTTGTCGTGCTCATCGCTGTCATTGCCGTGCTGCTGGTGTCGTTCAGCCTGTTCCTGCAGGGCACCATCTTGGCGCTTTACACCATCTATGACACCTGGCATGAAATGTTCACCAAGGGCATTGCCAGTCAATCCGGCACCCTGGCCGTCGAGTTCCTCGAAGTGGTGGGCACAATGCTCAAGGCCGTGGTGTTCTACCTGATCGGGGTCGGGCTGTACTCGTTGTTCATCAAACCGCTCAACCTGACCAGTGCTTTGGGCGTCGAGAGCCTTTCAGACTTAGAGCAAAAAGTGGTCTCCGTGATCATCGTGATTTTGGGCGTGACCTTTCTCGAACACTTTATTCGTTGGGAAAAACCTCTCGAAACCCTGTACTTTGCAGGCGCCTTGGCCTTAGCAGGCGGCGCACTGGTGTTCTTTCAGCGGGTGCACCAAGGGGGCGGCAGTGACCTACAGCAACCCGAAGCCAAGCTGCGAGCCCGACGGGAACTGTTTGAACACGACACCGAGCAGCGCGAGATCAAAGAACGCGATGTGCAGCGGGCCGAAGCGGCCACCCAAGCCAAAGTCGAAGGTAAAGTCGATGCTGATCAAGGCAGCGAATAA
- a CDS encoding SDR family NAD(P)-dependent oxidoreductase — protein sequence MTNIALVTGASRGLGRNTALSIARHGGDVMLTYQSRGQEAQAVVAEIAAMGRKAVAFQLDTGNVTGFAPFADQVQTALRETWQCETFDSLVNNAGHGDYALIEQTTEAQFDSLVNVHFKGVFFLTQALLPLITDGGRIVNLSSGLTRVSYPGYSAYAAVKGAVEVLTVYMAKELGSRGIAVNTVAPGAIETDFGGGAVRDNPDVNRIFAEMTALGRAGLPDDIGPMIASLLSENNRWVNAQRIEVSGGQGI from the coding sequence ATGACCAACATCGCTCTCGTGACCGGAGCCAGCCGTGGGCTCGGCCGCAACACCGCACTCAGCATCGCCCGCCACGGCGGTGACGTCATGCTCACCTACCAGAGCCGGGGTCAAGAAGCGCAGGCTGTGGTCGCCGAGATCGCCGCGATGGGCCGCAAGGCCGTTGCCTTCCAACTCGACACCGGCAATGTCACCGGCTTCGCGCCGTTCGCCGATCAGGTCCAGACGGCGCTGCGCGAGACCTGGCAGTGCGAGACGTTCGACTCCCTGGTGAATAATGCTGGACACGGTGACTATGCGCTGATCGAGCAGACGACCGAAGCGCAGTTCGACAGCCTCGTCAATGTGCATTTCAAGGGCGTGTTCTTCCTCACCCAGGCACTCTTGCCGCTGATCACAGACGGCGGCCGCATCGTGAACCTCTCCTCTGGTCTGACCCGGGTGTCCTATCCCGGCTACTCCGCCTATGCGGCGGTCAAGGGCGCCGTCGAGGTGCTCACCGTATATATGGCCAAGGAGCTGGGGAGCCGTGGGATCGCGGTCAATACGGTCGCGCCGGGCGCAATTGAGACAGATTTCGGTGGCGGTGCCGTCCGCGACAACCCGGACGTCAACAGGATCTTCGCGGAGATGACGGCGCTCGGACGCGCGGGCCTGCCCGACGACATCGGGCCGATGATAGCCTCGCTGCTGTCCGAGAACAATCGCTGGGTCAATGCACAGCGAATTGAAGTGTCTGGCGGACAGGGCATCTGA
- a CDS encoding AraC family transcriptional regulator, which yields MSDPLLDTVRRYVETCADPAGLAQTPIPGLTIIRQVVPSGLVHAISRPLVCLVLQGSKQVAMGTQTFAFGAGDSLLITADVPTVSQITCASVAAPYLSLVLNLDPAVIADLTMQMRAVSVAEGAPPVRVQPTDTEVADAALRLMRLLEHPAAVPVLHAQLMRELHYWLLAGRHGAAIHRLGWPESHAQRVGRAVAVLRAEFTRPLRVDRLAKAASMSPSSFHHHFRAVTSLSPLQFQKQLRLIEARRLMTAEGWSASRAAFAVGYESVSQFTREYGRMFGLPPVKDTAAMRSGAEAAA from the coding sequence ATGTCTGACCCGCTGCTCGACACTGTTCGCCGGTACGTGGAGACCTGTGCCGACCCGGCTGGTCTGGCGCAGACGCCCATTCCTGGCCTGACGATCATCCGGCAGGTGGTGCCCAGCGGCCTGGTCCACGCGATCTCCAGGCCGCTCGTCTGTCTCGTCTTGCAGGGCAGCAAACAGGTGGCGATGGGAACCCAGACCTTCGCGTTCGGCGCGGGTGATTCGCTGCTCATCACGGCGGATGTGCCGACCGTGAGCCAGATTACGTGCGCGAGCGTCGCCGCGCCTTACCTCTCGCTGGTCTTGAACCTCGACCCGGCGGTGATTGCCGACCTGACGATGCAGATGAGGGCCGTGTCGGTGGCCGAGGGTGCGCCGCCTGTGCGGGTCCAGCCGACCGATACCGAGGTCGCTGACGCAGCGCTGCGGCTGATGCGTCTGCTGGAGCACCCGGCGGCGGTGCCGGTGCTGCATGCGCAGCTGATGCGCGAACTGCACTACTGGCTCTTGGCTGGTCGGCACGGGGCGGCGATTCATCGACTGGGCTGGCCGGAGAGCCATGCCCAGCGGGTGGGGCGTGCGGTCGCTGTTCTGCGGGCCGAGTTCACGCGGCCGCTGCGGGTCGACCGACTGGCCAAGGCGGCCAGCATGAGTCCGTCGTCGTTCCACCACCACTTCCGTGCCGTAACGTCGCTCTCGCCGCTGCAATTTCAGAAGCAGTTGCGTCTGATTGAGGCGCGCCGGTTGATGACGGCAGAAGGCTGGTCGGCGAGCCGGGCTGCGTTTGCGGTGGGGTATGAGAGCGTGTCGCAGTTCACGCGGGAGTATGGCCGGATGTTTGGTCTGCCGCCCGTCAAAGACACGGCGGCCATGAGGAGTGGGGCAGAAGCGGCGGCGTAG
- a CDS encoding LysR family transcriptional regulator, whose product MHLDLNLLTALDALLEEGSVAAAAERLYLSQPAMSRTLGRIRRTTGDQILVRTGRGMTPTPYALSVQAEVHALVQQARAVLTPNRVLDLAGLERVFTLQCNEAVTTAVGPRLLAAVQALAPRVKLRFLAESRTDTAELRQGRVDLELGSTPPVLPDLRFETLGTGQLVVVCRPGHPYLQSEPTLEAFVSAPHLIISRRGRLRDPIDEALEEHGVERRVLGVVPTTTAALHFIGLSDLLVMVPGDLCASVIRTLGLHTAPMPLTLTPLALVQVWHGRYDNDPAHLWLRGQVRALIQEVMTLG is encoded by the coding sequence ATGCATCTTGACTTGAATCTGCTGACTGCCCTGGACGCCCTACTGGAAGAGGGCAGCGTGGCAGCCGCTGCCGAGCGGCTGTACCTCTCGCAGCCAGCGATGAGCCGCACGCTCGGCCGCATCCGCCGCACCACCGGCGACCAGATTCTGGTGCGGACTGGGCGTGGGATGACGCCCACCCCGTATGCCCTCTCCGTTCAGGCCGAGGTGCATGCCTTGGTGCAGCAAGCACGCGCGGTGCTCACGCCCAACCGCGTGCTGGATTTGGCAGGCTTGGAGCGTGTGTTTACCTTGCAGTGCAACGAGGCCGTCACGACTGCGGTCGGCCCACGGTTGCTCGCGGCGGTTCAGGCCCTGGCCCCCCGGGTCAAGCTGCGCTTTTTGGCGGAGAGCCGCACGGACACCGCTGAATTGCGCCAGGGCCGGGTGGATCTCGAATTGGGGTCCACTCCACCCGTCTTGCCTGATCTGCGCTTTGAAACGCTGGGCACCGGCCAACTGGTGGTGGTCTGCCGCCCAGGCCATCCGTATCTCCAGAGTGAGCCGACTCTGGAAGCGTTTGTCAGCGCGCCGCACCTGATCATCTCGCGGCGGGGCCGCCTGCGCGATCCCATCGACGAGGCATTAGAAGAGCACGGTGTAGAGCGCCGGGTGCTGGGCGTGGTGCCCACCACGACTGCCGCACTGCACTTCATCGGGTTGAGCGACCTGTTGGTGATGGTTCCAGGCGACCTATGCGCGTCGGTGATTAGGACTCTGGGCCTCCACACAGCGCCGATGCCATTGACCCTGACGCCCCTCGCACTCGTGCAAGTCTGGCACGGACGCTACGACAATGACCCGGCTCACCTCTGGCTGCGTGGGCAGGTTCGGGCACTGATACAGGAGGTGATGACCCTCGGATGA
- a CDS encoding inositol monophosphatase family protein has translation MTHTTLISAFDQPNASLAEDQALLPTVVAGVEATGQLLLQRFENRPEFKTRDDVVAAIDANDDAALTLLRPALLQARPQAGWVEDELESGLLPGGEWWITDPVEGNVNHIHGMTDWGVTATLVRDNVPVLTVVHLPLLGTTYTAVQGGGAFQDGVALRASAKDDLDGALVGTGQARPGESSDTFRRIGLSVTAMLGSALVLKVAVPATLQLIHVAAGRMDVFWQFSAVRSGLLAGALLTAEAGGTVTDTRGQPWTLDSGDFLASAPGLHSAAINVLLTVR, from the coding sequence ATGACGCACACCACTCTGATTTCAGCCTTTGATCAACCCAACGCCTCTCTGGCCGAAGATCAAGCATTGCTGCCTACCGTTGTGGCTGGCGTTGAAGCCACCGGCCAACTCCTGCTCCAGCGATTCGAGAACCGGCCTGAGTTCAAAACCCGTGATGACGTCGTTGCCGCCATCGACGCGAATGACGACGCAGCGCTGACCCTTCTGCGTCCCGCACTCCTGCAGGCCCGGCCTCAAGCCGGTTGGGTGGAAGACGAGCTGGAAAGCGGCCTGCTGCCCGGTGGCGAGTGGTGGATCACCGATCCGGTCGAGGGCAACGTCAACCATATTCACGGCATGACGGACTGGGGTGTGACTGCCACTCTGGTGCGCGACAACGTGCCAGTCCTGACGGTGGTGCATCTTCCCTTGCTTGGCACCACCTACACCGCCGTGCAGGGTGGCGGGGCCTTTCAGGACGGTGTGGCGCTGCGGGCCTCAGCGAAGGATGATCTGGACGGTGCTTTGGTCGGCACCGGTCAAGCCCGGCCCGGCGAAAGCAGCGACACCTTCCGGCGCATCGGCCTGTCCGTGACCGCCATGTTAGGCAGTGCGCTGGTGCTCAAAGTCGCTGTGCCTGCCACCCTCCAGCTGATCCACGTAGCTGCTGGGCGGATGGACGTCTTCTGGCAATTCAGCGCGGTTCGCAGCGGTCTGCTCGCTGGAGCGTTGCTGACCGCCGAGGCCGGGGGCACCGTGACCGACACACGTGGACAGCCCTGGACGCTGGACAGTGGGGATTTTCTGGCCAGTGCCCCCGGCCTCCATAGCGCTGCCATCAACGTGCTGTTGACCGTGCGGTGA
- a CDS encoding NADPH-dependent F420 reductase, with translation MTPSSPAGSLPNSPELTFSTPITIAILGGTGRVGSGLATKLASQGHRLLLGTLNPDDAAANWSGPAVTFTDTAAAARDGQIVINATPGDTSLERLSALRSELSGKILVDVTNATQRNATSPLGDLCYPGSSLAEKLQAALPHTRVVKTLNTMMFKVMTNPQGLSSPPTAFLSGNDAGAKTTVRALLAELGWQNEQLMDLGDVTTARGTEELFLFVPYLVKTLGFVPFAVTVAH, from the coding sequence ATGACCCCATCCTCACCTGCTGGCTCTCTACCAAACAGCCCCGAATTGACCTTCTCGACCCCCATCACCATCGCTATTCTCGGCGGCACCGGCCGCGTCGGCTCGGGGCTGGCCACCAAGCTCGCGAGTCAGGGTCACCGCCTCCTGTTGGGCACGCTGAATCCCGACGACGCGGCGGCCAACTGGAGCGGCCCCGCCGTAACCTTTACCGACACGGCAGCGGCGGCCCGGGACGGCCAAATCGTTATCAACGCCACGCCGGGTGACACCAGTTTGGAGCGCCTGAGCGCCCTGCGTTCAGAACTTAGCGGCAAAATCTTGGTCGACGTCACCAACGCGACCCAGCGCAACGCCACCTCTCCCCTCGGTGACCTGTGTTATCCGGGCAGCAGTTTGGCAGAGAAGCTACAGGCGGCCCTGCCGCACACCCGGGTGGTGAAAACGCTCAACACCATGATGTTCAAAGTGATGACCAACCCACAGGGCCTGAGCAGTCCCCCGACCGCGTTTCTCTCTGGCAACGATGCAGGGGCCAAAACTACAGTACGGGCCTTGCTGGCCGAACTCGGCTGGCAAAACGAGCAGCTAATGGATCTAGGCGATGTAACCACGGCACGCGGCACTGAAGAACTCTTTTTGTTCGTGCCCTACCTGGTCAAAACCCTCGGTTTCGTGCCTTTCGCTGTGACAGTCGCTCACTGA
- a CDS encoding IS1 family transposase, whose translation MNGLTCPACEGVYIVKNGHAHTGKQRYLCRVCRHQFTLNHTRTPISPETVTLVD comes from the coding sequence ATGAACGGTTTGACGTGTCCAGCGTGTGAGGGCGTCTACATCGTCAAAAACGGTCACGCCCACACCGGCAAACAGCGGTATCTCTGCCGGGTTTGTCGGCATCAGTTCACCTTGAATCACACCCGAACGCCGATTTCGCCCGAAACCGTGACCTTGGTGGATTGA
- a CDS encoding IS1 family transposase, giving the protein MSTFVAQQTKNIWIWLAMNRATRQIVGCFIGHRDAARASLLWQSLPTPYRDAVCHTDGLSAYKGVVFGALHVIGGTQHIERLNATLRLRIAHWYAKVCPSAANQSISNSLSGCSFIATMRHYVEATTGSGCDQRVFALGGKFMHWERSRDQQGA; this is encoded by the coding sequence GTGAGCACTTTTGTGGCGCAGCAGACAAAGAACATCTGGATCTGGCTCGCCATGAACCGCGCCACCCGCCAGATCGTGGGCTGTTTCATCGGACACCGAGATGCTGCTAGAGCCTCCCTGCTGTGGCAAAGCCTTCCCACTCCCTACCGAGATGCCGTGTGTCATACCGACGGTCTCAGCGCCTATAAAGGCGTGGTATTTGGTGCGCTGCACGTGATTGGCGGCACACAACACATCGAACGGCTTAACGCCACGTTGCGGCTCCGAATCGCTCATTGGTACGCAAAAGTTTGTCCTTCAGCCGCAAATCAGAGCATCTCGAACTCCTTGTCTGGATGTTCATTCATCGCTACAATGCGTCATTACGTTGAAGCCACGACCGGAAGCGGCTGCGACCAGCGAGTTTTTGCACTGGGTGGCAAATTCATGCACTGGGAGAGATCAAGAGATCAGCAGGGGGCTTGA
- a CDS encoding DUF2382 domain-containing protein, with amino-acid sequence MARLTPLNQLVKDHAYDLGADAFDPTNLPAYAMNSDKVGTVKGALTDDDGKIRYLMVDVGRWMTSKQVVVPVGLARVEDDGVYIDSLTREQVADLAPYTEGQEYTSDTQAADERVLRGTGSAVPPVTGLDFNYRDDDTDTLFRTPQKLQLLEERLQVNKSRVAAGSVEVGKRVETRQEQVNVSLEHEEITIERRAVTEPRLVEGNVTLGAASETIRVDLEAEAAKVSKQAYVTEEVEVGKRTVTEQQTFSETVNREVLDVVKTGEVSVNTGGMNVTTADGRTAVQKVDDAVKDAVDPLDGKIDRH; translated from the coding sequence ATGGCGAGACTGACCCCCCTAAATCAACTGGTGAAAGACCATGCCTATGACCTTGGTGCGGATGCGTTTGACCCCACCAATTTGCCTGCTTACGCAATGAACAGCGATAAAGTTGGCACCGTTAAAGGTGCTCTGACCGATGACGACGGTAAGATCCGCTACCTGATGGTTGATGTGGGCCGGTGGATGACCAGCAAGCAGGTGGTGGTGCCGGTGGGGTTGGCCCGTGTCGAGGATGACGGCGTGTACATCGACAGCCTGACCCGTGAGCAGGTCGCAGACCTCGCTCCTTACACCGAAGGCCAAGAGTACACTTCTGATACCCAAGCCGCCGACGAGCGCGTCTTGCGCGGGACAGGTTCGGCCGTACCCCCCGTCACTGGCCTGGATTTCAACTACCGCGACGACGACACTGATACCCTGTTTCGCACGCCCCAGAAATTGCAACTCTTGGAAGAACGGCTCCAGGTCAACAAGAGCCGGGTCGCTGCAGGCAGCGTGGAAGTGGGCAAACGGGTCGAGACCCGTCAAGAGCAGGTCAACGTGTCGCTTGAGCACGAGGAAATCACCATTGAGCGCCGTGCAGTCACCGAGCCTCGTCTCGTGGAAGGCAACGTCACGCTCGGTGCCGCCTCAGAGACTATCCGGGTGGATCTGGAAGCCGAGGCAGCCAAAGTGAGCAAGCAGGCCTACGTCACCGAAGAGGTGGAAGTCGGCAAGCGCACCGTGACCGAGCAGCAAACCTTCAGTGAAACGGTGAACCGCGAGGTCTTGGACGTCGTCAAGACCGGCGAGGTCTCGGTGAACACAGGTGGTATGAACGTCACCACCGCCGACGGACGCACGGCTGTGCAGAAGGTGGACGACGCAGTCAAAGACGCTGTAGACCCCCTTGACGGCAAGATCGACCGCCACTGA
- a CDS encoding response regulator → MGQSLRVLLIDDDPADSVLIQEAFSLLEQPCTLMVLNSGAAGLAHLISLEHLAPDVVLLDLKMPEPDGFMVLAALKAHPQLQALPIVVFTISTSDEDMRRAYALRANAYVVKDLAFETLCQQVRSLVKFWSLARTVPCPSQSPH, encoded by the coding sequence ATGGGGCAGTCTTTAAGAGTATTGCTCATTGATGACGATCCAGCAGACAGCGTATTGATTCAAGAAGCATTCTCTTTGCTTGAGCAGCCCTGTACCCTGATGGTCTTGAACAGTGGCGCGGCTGGCTTGGCCCACTTGATCTCACTCGAACACCTCGCGCCTGATGTGGTATTGCTCGACCTGAAGATGCCTGAGCCGGACGGTTTCATGGTGCTGGCTGCCCTCAAGGCCCACCCTCAGCTTCAGGCACTGCCCATTGTAGTATTTACAATTTCGACCTCGGATGAAGATATGCGGCGAGCGTATGCCCTGCGTGCCAATGCTTACGTCGTGAAAGACCTGGCGTTTGAAACGCTATGTCAGCAAGTCCGCAGCCTGGTGAAGTTCTGGAGCCTCGCCCGCACTGTACCCTGCCCCTCTCAGTCGCCTCATTGA